The genomic segment ATTAGATTAATCAGCACCTGCAACAGGCCAACTCTATCGGCGGTAATAAAAAATGGCTCACCTTTGATATTGTTTTCAACACTGATATCGTGTCTAGCCAATTCAATTTTGAGTAATGACACACTCTCATCGACCAAACTCAAAATGTTGACATCCACCATGACCGCTTCTTTGCGCTTTAATAAGCCACGAATACGGTGCACCACTTCGCCAGCTCGGGTGGATTGTTGATGGATTTTAGTCAGCAATGCTTTGGCTGATTGTTCATCAAAAGGCTGATTATTTTCCAGCCTCATAATAGCGCCTTCACTGTAACTGGTAATCGCCGCAATGGGCTGATTAATCTCATGTGCGAGCCCTGCGCCAATCTCACCAATAATGGCAGCACTTTGCAGTTTTTCTAACGCCAATTCTTGTTGTTTTAATTGCCGCTCAGACTCAATTAACGATTCACTTTTTTGATGAAATCGATACTCAATCCATAAGTGGTAAACCGTCGCGACGATAAATAACAGCACTGCCAAACCACCCCAATGACGATTATCATTAAGCCATTTTAGTAAAGTGTCCCAGCGGTTTACTTCTGACGCTTCAACATGAAGCTCACTGAATAACTGAATCACTGCCAGCTGGCTAATAGGTGACGTCCACCCTTTTAGTTTTGCTTGTATTGCAGCAGGGTGATCTGAAGGTAAATCCATTAGCGCTTGAGTGATATGTTTACTGAGTTCAATATCCACGCTCTCATTCGCAGCAAACGACCAGTTAGGATAAAGATTAGTACTGCACTGACAGTCGAACCCTTTCGGGCGACTCGGGTTTAATATACGAAACTCATCCGCTTTAATCAGCCCTCGCTCGACCATATCTTCAAAGGTACATAATGGCGTTATCGCCGCATCCACGTTGCCGTCACGCACTTGATACAATAATGGATCGAGTGGGAACCCAAGAAACTTAATCTCTTTAAAGTAATTTTTAGTGTCCATGCCCAATTTATGCATCAGGCCAATGGTAGCTTGATAGCCTCCCAACGCATGAGGATCACTAGCCGCAATGGTTTTTTGCTTTAAGTCGTACAAGGTGCGGTAATCACTGTCAGCCCTAACAATAATGGCAGAGCCAATAGCAGAGGTAGCGCCGTTATGACGCCTTGAACGCATCGTGGCAAGCCAAGATAAAGGGAACTGATTGGATAAATAAAGATATTGCCCAGGGTTGGTAATAATAAACTGGATTTTTCCTGATTCCATTGCCGCATTCAAGGCTTCGAAATTACCTGGATAAACATGAAATCGGGTATCAGGTACCTGTTCATTCAAGTAATCCATCATCGGCGTCCAACGAGCAATCGCCTGTTGATCGCCCCAATTGGCAAGCACACCGACATAAAGCTCTTGCGGTTTAGCCCAAACTGGTGACAAAAAGCTAATAGCGATAAAACAAAGCAATATCCGCAGCACAATAAAACCTTTCATTAGAAAACTATAATAAGCTTACGATGAGCGGCAATCACGCAACGTGATGGATTTCATGGTTTGTATAAAATTAGTTCGCATATCGATTCAAACTGAGATATTTATCAATGATGCATTCAAAACGTTGCAAGGAATACACATGCAAACTGACATTCATTGCCCAGTCTATTTAGTCGATGATGATGAAGCCATTATCGATTCAATATGCTTTTTAATGGAAGGCTTCGGTTATCAGCTAACCTGCTTTAACTCTGGAGACGCCTTTCTCGCTCAGGTTGATTTGTCATTAGCAGGTTGCGTTATTTTAGATGCCAGAATGCCTGGACTTAGCGGCCCAGAAGTACAGCAATTATTGAATGAAGCGAAAAGCCCGTTGTCGATTATCTTCTTAACAGGACATGGCGATGTGCCCATGGCAGTGGATGCCTTCAAACAAGGCGCTTTTGATTTTTTCCAAAAACCAGTACAAGGCAAAGTGCTAGCGCAATCCATAGAAAAAGGGCTGCAATACAGCGTTAAGCAACATTGGAAAATGCACAATTTGGCTTTGATTGATGCCCTATCTGAGCGTGAACATCAAATATTCAAACTGGTCATTGCAGGCAACACCAACAAACAAATGTCTAACGAGTTATGTGTGGCTGTCAGAACTATCGAGGTTCATCGCTCAAAGTTAATGGAAAAACTCGGCGTGCAAAATATTGCCGAGTTAATGAAGCTAGCACCCTTAGTTTAATTAACTTGATATCAAGTTAATTAAACCAGACAGTCAACAAGAAATTGATTAATAGCTTATCGCGGCCAAGCTCGATCGTAGGCATCAAAAGCATTAAATGGTTCTGTTATAGCTGAAATACCTTGTAATTTTTTGATTATTGTATCTGGTAAGTCAGAAAAAGATTTCTCCATTTCAATACTATTCACACTGAATAACAAAGTTTTGTAAGTATTGATCTGATCTTCGACGGCTTGATGAGGATTTTTTCTATTTAAAAGCTCTAGGGATAATAACGTTGTTAGCAGTGCCATATACTCAACACGGGCACACTCTTCTATAGCTTTATAGCGATAAAACCCTAAACCAATACCAGCTTGAGGTGAGAGCATTTTCAACTCATCAATAACTTCATTTGAAAGATAATTATTGTCAGCCTCTTGCATACATGTGTCATGCATCTTTGTATAAGAATTAAATTTTTCTTGTAACGTTAAAGCCCCAAAAGCAACAGTATCATCAGCTAAAGAATGACAAGAAAATACCAACAGAATTATCGTTACATAGATTTTCATTTAACTTTACACCCATTATGAATTGCTCGCCAAAAAGACTGCTGCTTAGGATCATTCCAAGTTCGATAAGCTTCTATACCAGCAATTGTTTCTATTTGCCTTCTAGCATAAACTTCTAAACTTCCAAACGAGGCAAAAAAATATTCCCAATTAGTTTGGGTAATTGCCCACCCAGTTTGCGACGAATCTGATGATACCGTTTTCCAAACTAATGAATCTTCGATTAACCTAATACCGCTTCCACTCGTTCTCACGGTGTTCCCTGCAAAAATAGTTAATAGTTGACCAATTAAAATCGTAATTTTTCCCAGTTTTGTTACATCATGGATGTCATTGATATTATCTATAGCAGCTAGACTTTTTTCATCCAGCTGTAATCCAACTATGGCAGGGCAGTATTTCATTATTCAATCCTTGAATAGTGTGAGTCCAGTAAGGTGTCAATTATTAATCAACATTTTTTTTTTGCAAATATCTCATATAAAACAATAGAATAATTACCAAGATGCAATACTAAAGAGTCATCACCAGTAATCTTTAACTTTAAATAATTAGTTAGTATTAGTTTGAACTTATTAGTAATTAAATCTTTAGAGTTTAAGAACTGACAACATCAATTGATTTCGCCTACGAAAAAACCACTTCACTTTAGGTATGTGGCTTTTAATGTTTAGGTATTAATTAACAGCTAACCAGCTTTAACTCTGGAGACGCCTTTCTCACTCAGGTTGATTTGTCATTAGCAGGTTGCGTTATTTTAGATGCCAGAATGCCAGGCCTTAGCGGCCCAGAAGTACAGCAATTATTGAATGAAGCGAAAACCCGTTGTCGATTATCTTCTTACCAGGACATGGCGATGTGCCCATGGCAGTAGATGCCTTCAAACAAGGCGCTTTTGATTTTTTCCAGAAACCAGTACAAGGCAAAGTGCTAGCGCAATCCATAAATACAGCGTTAAGCAACATTGGAAAATGCACAATTTGGCTTTGATTGATGCCTTATCTGAGCGTGAACATCAAATATTCAAACTGGTCATTGCAGGCAAAACCAACAAACAGATGTCTAACGAGTTATGTGTGGCTGTCAGAACCATCGAAGTTCACCGCTCAAAGTTAATGGAAAAGCTGGGCGTGCAAAATATTGCCGAGTTAATGAAGCTTGCGCCTTTGGTTTAGCTTTATCTGCTAATGTCTTTAATGGGTAAAGTTTGAAACTTATTTTGGACATAGATGTGTTACAACTGACTTGCTTTTGGGAATCTGAAAATTAGCTAATTCTACATAATAAGCGAGGCGAAGCGCCTTACTTTTTATTACTTCCAACACTCAGGACCAAACTGACTGCTAAATGTTGTATCGAAAACAC from the Shewanella japonica genome contains:
- a CDS encoding sensor histidine kinase codes for the protein MKGFIVLRILLCFIAISFLSPVWAKPQELYVGVLANWGDQQAIARWTPMMDYLNEQVPDTRFHVYPGNFEALNAAMESGKIQFIITNPGQYLYLSNQFPLSWLATMRSRRHNGATSAIGSAIIVRADSDYRTLYDLKQKTIAASDPHALGGYQATIGLMHKLGMDTKNYFKEIKFLGFPLDPLLYQVRDGNVDAAITPLCTFEDMVERGLIKADEFRILNPSRPKGFDCQCSTNLYPNWSFAANESVDIELSKHITQALMDLPSDHPAAIQAKLKGWTSPISQLAVIQLFSELHVEASEVNRWDTLLKWLNDNRHWGGLAVLLFIVATVYHLWIEYRFHQKSESLIESERQLKQQELALEKLQSAAIIGEIGAGLAHEINQPIAAITSYSEGAIMRLENNQPFDEQSAKALLTKIHQQSTRAGEVVHRIRGLLKRKEAVMVDVNILSLVDESVSLLKIELARHDISVENNIKGEPFFITADRVGLLQVLINLIKNSIDAISDSAEAVKRAKIVIAMDFKEHQVDVSIIDNGPGLPETSDALMATFYTTKENGLGLGLAICNEVIKEHEGAFSLNNRQDIQSGCIAKISLKKRGSEQKVIG
- a CDS encoding response regulator transcription factor, which produces MQTDIHCPVYLVDDDEAIIDSICFLMEGFGYQLTCFNSGDAFLAQVDLSLAGCVILDARMPGLSGPEVQQLLNEAKSPLSIIFLTGHGDVPMAVDAFKQGAFDFFQKPVQGKVLAQSIEKGLQYSVKQHWKMHNLALIDALSEREHQIFKLVIAGNTNKQMSNELCVAVRTIEVHRSKLMEKLGVQNIAELMKLAPLV
- a CDS encoding response regulator transcription factor gives rise to the protein MHNLALIDALSEREHQIFKLVIAGKTNKQMSNELCVAVRTIEVHRSKLMEKLGVQNIAELMKLAPLV